In the Ictalurus furcatus strain D&B chromosome 13, Billie_1.0, whole genome shotgun sequence genome, ttctggactgtgattggtcagaaggtgttgattaattatccatggcagcagctctgacagaagcTCAGGTACAAATCACCTTTTTATCCTGATgcgttatagtttctatagtaacagcgaaTTCCCAAGGACTTTTCATAAacgttatttgtttttgtttttaaatgcaggtaaacatttatggaaggagtctccagtgtcagcgctttataacagtcagagcggtaacttttttttggaaatctTCAGGACGGACGAGTTAGTGGTTTCTTCACAATTAAACGTAacaataaacggataaaacgtACCCAcgttgtaattgttggcaaatcgcCGTGCTATGAAGCACTGAAGGATCAATAAACCACTTCGGGTTGTGCCGTTATGGTGAACAGTTTTCCTCTAGCTGCACAtcctgctgtgttttattccttgtacGTCAtctgttatataataatctcataacgAGAAATATTAGAAACGTTTGCTTTGAAGTAcagtaattttaaaacatttccacgTTCTCTGTGCAGTTCTTTTTAAAAGCCTGTGCTGAACATGTACTGTGAGAACAAACACTGGATTCTTGCTGTGAATGTATTACTGAAATAATAATGGGTCATAGAATACTGATTTCTTTCACATATGAAAATGTATGGACATGTACATATTTCTCTCTACTATTTATcactaaacccccccccccccccccactacaTCCTGTTACTGAGCTCGCTGTAATGCGCGGTCTGAGCTGAAGGAACTGAAACCAAGAGGCTGGCTCGGGTCATTTCGCCGTTTCTGCTCTGACAAGACAAAACGAGGCTTTCTATATATAGTAAGAGAAACTGACCAATGGTACGATGCGAGCCAGACTCTAAAAATAACCCCCGCCCACCGCCACGCCTGTTCACAAACACTGCGTTTCTGTTTCTGTCGTACTTCTAAAACAGGATGTGAGCTGCCGGAGCAGACGGAACAGAGTTCAGCAGATTGCATGCACCGCTTTAACTAAATGCACAGGAAATACTGTTTACCCACAggacccaaaaaaaacaaaaaaaaaaagaggaggagttTGAGCAGTTTCACACGTAGGGTTTGGACCCAGGATCGATTCTGGGAGTGTCATTATTCTTATAAATGAATTGAAGAAAAATAATCGTTTAGACAGATTATACAGCTCAAACCTGATACTAATttatcttattttgttaaatcaGACCTAGTACAGCTGCCCCGGGGGCGGGGCTAGATACGTGATCGGTGTGTGAGGTCACTAATTAAACTCCACGGATTTACGCTAATCACGCCCAAGAACCAGACCCGACAACGTGGTACGCGCAGAATCTGTCTGAATTGTACGAATTCTGCCTTCTAGGGCTGTATTTATAGGCAGGGTCGTCCGAATTGATGCTTTCTTCTAAAATTCTGCCTTCTGCGGTCGTCTTCACACTCGAATGCCGAACGTCCACGCCCAGGACCCAGCATTTTAGGCTCGTTTAGGGGCGGGGCTCATAATCACAGTATGCTTTCTCGTATTCCATTCGAAGCGTGGATCGCTTGTGGAATTCCAGACATTACTTTTGTGTACACAGTTTGATTAACGGAGATTTCGCAGTGGATCGTCATCTCTTTGTATTATTGTTCCGGTTACTGCCTGTCCTGGACCGGGTCGTAAGAACAAGCCGACCGACTTACGAGATAACTGAGCAGGACAAACCTGTTCCCTTGTCGACTAAAATAATTGTTGATTCTGTAAtctgtttagtttagttttctTCAACACTGTGAAACCGAAACAGGAAGTAACGTGAACAtttcaaccaatcacattcacgGTCCTATTCGAAGCCCAGCGCCTGGAAGCTGATCGGTTTCACACGCGCTGAAACCCCAGCAGGTCGATATGATCATCGGCAAACACTCGTTCACCGAGTTAGACGTGCAGGAGAGATGATTTAGGGTCGGATTTCCGACGACCATACTCTTCTACTACTAAACCCCGCCCCTGAGCGGTGATCACTGATTCAAATCATGAAACAAACAGCAAAGCAAAGAAAGCATTCAGTCTTTATGTTATAAATGAACAACATTTAGGGAGATACGCCATCATAACAGGTTGTCCAATGCATTGagattagatttttaaaaaaaaaacaaaaaaaaacattggaatTGTCATGTATTATATCagagcgctgctgaattctcgaatcaGAAGATTAACTGATTAATCTGATTAACTGATCTTCCAATGCATgctcgtttctatagcaaccacTCACAAGGACTTGAGTGACAGATGCGCCACATAAtccaagaaaaataaacagaatttgttttttgttttttttaaatgtttcttaATCGAACAAGGAAAAACAGATCGTTCGTATGATTAAGATTTCTATTAGGAGGCTTTTACCGTACGACGGAAGGAGTTTCCAGCGTCAGAACTCTGTAACCGTCTGTAAAATTCCACCAAGGGAAAGTGTTCAGACTCGACCAGTTTACGCTTTGCGGATTCTCGGTAACATGCCAAGCTGCGAGCCGCCTCTAacttccagagagagagagagagagagagagacagaaagagcaaCGCTGGCGAGAGAACAACTCTTTACAGCTGCAAACTCGTTCCATAAGATTAGAGGTacctataaacggataaaaagcatgacgtTTCACTCGTTAATAAATTAAAGATGGTCAacgttggcaaatcgctgtagTAGAACTTCAGGGTGAGAACATTAACTCCACTTTGCTTTGGGCCAtgtcgtggattattttcctttaacaacaCAGCCtcgtgtgtgttattccttacatagcgATGGTCCTAGATCAGTGTTTCCCAAGCTTTTTTCAGTCAcggcaccctttgaaaatgttcaaaaatttGCGCCACCCTACAGAAACGCTAACGCTAGGCAGCGTTAgctacatgaggatgaagttgatggtccagaagcatcCCCTGTTGGGAAACACTGTCCTAAATGATTGAACCTAACTGTATCCGTCCTGGACTGGTTACTAAAAATATTTGACAGTTAATCGTTCCTGGAAAACGGTGCCCTCGGGTTCTCGGTTCAGAGAGTCTGGTGCGGCCCTGAACCGTTCGACCGATCGAGGCTTTACAAAGCACAGACTTTACTTCTGACTTTACTCTACGTTGCGCGTACTTAAAATCAGAGATAAGCCAAGACAAGAATGTAGAATCGATGGATTCAATTAATCCACCCTAGACTGTTTCCTAAAGTGTGGTGTATGGATGGACATAATAAAAcgttaaaattttaaatgaatagtGGCCCTTGTCATACTTTGAACAAATGTGCAAACCGTACACGACATGCTGTAGCAGGACACTAGAAATGTGAGGAAGAAAGCGAAATCATACACCGTTATTTCGGTTAGCGTAACCTCCTCGACTGAAGGTGAATCCGCCAAGCTAAAAGCTAATCACACAGACATCCAACGTCTATGAAAAGTCCACGAGAGGAAGGAATTAGATCCGAgcgattttttttcctctcgtgCTTGGGATTTTCAGGTTAGTGGGAACACCGTAACACCGCTCTTCCTGCGCTTTGGTACGTTTTCTCCACAGCACCCGGGTTCGAAAACGGCCGAACGTAACAGCGTAGACTcgggttagaaaaaaaaaaaaaaaaaaaaagaaagaaatcctgGTCAAATCGATGCACGACACCTCCACAAGCTCTCCCTCACAATCAGCCTTCAGAACCCGTTAACGTCAACACACAAGGCGACGGTTATCATCATCACGTTAAGTGACTCGCGCCGAGGTGTCCCTTTCTCAACATTGCCTGCTGCGCTTCATCAAAAAACCTCTGAACCTCGGACGTGTTGATCTGGAGAGCGCGGGGTTCGAGGAGCGAGCGGAGAGCATCTTCAGTACTTGTTAATCCCGAAGAGCCGGACGCCGTGCAGCTGAGGGAGCTTGGGGATGAGCACGGTGAGCAGAGACACCGTGTTGATGACGAAGTGGATCCGGTCGTACTTGGTGTAGAAGCTGGTGAGGAAGTACCTACAGAGGACAGAACCAAGGAGAAAAGGACGTCAGATATCAGCAAGACAGAAACATGAGAGGAATAACGGAGATCAAACCCAACACAGGATGACCCTGTGGCGCTGTCCTGAACACTGGATCGCTTTATTCTGAAGTAATAACTCAGCAGAAGAGAAGCATATCCCTTCTAAATCGGAGTAAAACACTTCCTGAGCATGCCGTTacgggaaaataataaacacgcGGCTGAACGTCACGCATCAgaacgtcctgaagtgttttattcctcttatacctttTACGGTTACAGTAACTACGCTGCGTGTCACCGATGGGTGGTCGGCGATGTGTCATGTTTTCATATGATGAGATTATTTTTAGGATACGCAACGTGTATCGTGACACTTTTGGCTCGGTGAGCAACTGGAACGTATGATCATTTCGTATCCGtcttataacaggaaataactacTTCAAGTAGATTACATTcatgatattttcacttgctaagctGACTTTGTTTTGCAGTGCAAGTATAAgaggtaaaaagaaaaaaagaaagacgaAAGTGAAGAAAGTGAAAGGAGAAACACGGAGAAAGTGAATGAGGCGGAtgaggcgaggcgaggcgaggcgaggcaATAAAGCGATGCAGGAGACAGAAACTTCATAAACGCGGTGCTGTTTGAGCTCTGGCTTAGACGGAGGATTTGATGCGTAGTGTGTACAAGTTATTACACACGCCGTCTTGATCGCAGCACTCAAACGGTATCTCGAGtctcaagaagaaaaaaaaaatgaaaactcaAGAGATTATTTGTGATTTAcgatttcttttttcatttttaaaaaagctccCTCGTGCTCTCGCGCTCTCGCGCCCCTCCGATAGCGTGCTTGCAGACCTTGGGTTTCACACAGTGCAGTGGTTTCTCTTAAGAAATGCCCAATAACAGCGCATCAGAAGAGGCAGAGGAGTGTGTCCGTTCATCTTTCGCCTCTTGGATACTGAACTCGTTGCTGAAAACGAGTAACAGTTCCAGTTATACAGTATAGTTTAGTACTTTAGACGTTAAAGTGCACATATTAGGGATTTTAAAGCTCTCGTACGATAGATTTACGcacatccgaggtcaaaaaccACTTTGACGTGCtcgtaatttaaactgcagcattaccttttccctccagtgtcacaaacgactcgttaaatgatccgttctaaactcctcctttcagagagcatactctgctctgattggtcagacgtcccagtgtGTTGTGATCGGTCCAGCGCTGTCAGCgcgtgtcgaaaaggaaacgcccactaccgtaacgagtctcagctccgtctgtcagcgagcagccgatgaagaccggAGGCGGGGCTTtgtgttacaaacctacgtaggttagtacaggaagtaaagtctggaatcactaacgagtcgattcacctgttcagaatcggttccttctttggAGAGTCGATAACgccgtttttacattcacaaacagctcaatacatgaaaggtaatatttgaaaaaacataACAGGCGCACTTTAAGTTTaagttaattcattcatttgattACGTCCGGCTTCATTTGCCCTTTCTGCGTATTCTGAACGTTTTCCTTGAATTCCACGACCTGAGGTTTTACAACCTGATTTTTCGACAGCTTGAAACCTGAAATTTTTTAAACCTGAATTATTTGAACCTGATACTTTTTAATACAGCGAGGGGAAATACGTATTCAttccttttgtttttggttattTAATATACGTCCAGTGCATCGTCGTCTTCAATTTCTTAAGCTTACGAGCTCCAAGGGCTCCATATTTGTTTGctctgaccagagaacattgTTGCAAGAGAGTTCGGATTTGTCTAAATCGGACTTGTTTTTACCAGAGGagtctggtgtgaggaacggagatCAGTACACTGCACTTTGGTGCTTATTGTTCTCTGAGTAACTGTTGTTTCTGCTGCTTTCAGTTCGTCCTGCGACTCTTTTCAAGTGACTGATGGCTTCTGTCTGATCTTCCTTCTCACTAGTCTGAGATCGTGGTATGAAATCTAATATAGCGCACCTGTCCAGGAACGATTCGTTTGTGGTTCCATGAACTTTCCACCGGTATATTATACAAGCAGTTATACTGACAGAGCTGATTAAGGACTGTTCTATGGTTCGAGTGTTGCGTAAGAATGTCCTCACTGAGAACTTTAGGAAGGGCCTTCACGTTTACTGTGATTGCACTTTCAAGAcctgaatttcaaattgttgaCTCCAGAACCAATATATTCAGACACCCTAAGATTCGCACATTCACCGACATCaccatatacatttatttttcttttaagcgTTACTAAGATCAGGTTCTGCTCATTTCACTCCATGATGAAGTAAACACTGGACTGTTCCTTTAAGATACAATGTTGCTCATGCTGCATGCATGCCATTACCTCCATAAAAGAATAACGTGGACAGCAGTAGTGTTTAATCTTCATCCAGGTTCATGTGGTGTCTAGTTATATGCAGCAATATATGAAAGTAGAtgagtgaaagagaggaagaggagaagagcagAGCTATGGGCCTGTTCCTAAATAAGGCTGCTCTCGTCAGAGGAAGCCTGCATCAGCACTTTCACACTTACTGAGGAGCTCATGTAACAAAGGCAGTCTGAATAATCAGCAGCACAGGAGAGGAAacgtgtgtgtttctcagaatGCTGAGAGGAGAATAAAGGATGAGGATGGAAGAGGGAAGATGGAGAATGAGGATGAGAGtgaggatggaggatgaggaTTAGGCTGGAAATGTAGGATGAGGATGAAGGACGGGTATGAAAGATGAGGATGATAATTATAAGGATGAGGAAGGGGATGGGAGTGAAGAAAGAGGATGGAGGATGAGCATGTGGATGAGAAATAGGATGGAGGATGAGAATGGAGGATGAGGATTAAAatgaggatggaggatgaggatgagcgTGAGGATGGAAGatgaggatggaggatgaggatgagcgTGAGGATGGAAATGGAAGATGAGAGTGAGCATGTGGATGAGAAATAGGATGGAGGatgaggatggaggatgaggaTGGAAATGGAGGATGAGAGTGAGGATGAAGGATGAGGATGGGGatgaggatggaggatgagaGTGAGGATGAGAATGGAGGATGGGGatgaggatggaggatgagagtgagaatgaggatggaggatggggatgaggatggaggatgaagatggggatgaggatggaggatgagtgTGAGGATGAGAATGGAGGATGGGGatgaggatggaggatgagagtgaggatgaggatggaggatggggatgaggatgaagatggggatgaggatggaggatgagtgTGAGGATGAGAATGGAGGATGGGGatgaggatggaggatgagagtgaggatgaggatggaggatggggatggggatgaggatggaggatgagaGTGAGGATGGGGATGAGGACGGAGGATGAGTGTGAGGATGAGAGTGAAGATGAGGATGGAGGACGGAAATGCAGGCTGGTGATGATGgaagatggaggatggaggaagcGAATGAAGATGGAGTTTGAGGATAGAGAAAGGAGACACTCACAGTATAATCGGTGTGATGGTGAGGAACTTGCGTGAGGCGGTGAACTGCACACCGTAATCCATCTGCTCCCAGTGAGTGAGAAGCCGAGCCTTGCCCTGGTCCGGAGTCTCAAACGGCGTCCCCTTTACCGTGTGCAGTAGGAGATACatgcactgcacacacacacacacacacacacacacacgcacgcacacacacaagacaaacAGACACATGCCCGTTATCCAGCCTTATCTCCCCCTTTGGCCTAAAAACCGAATGTTTATTCAGCACACTTTCAGGCACTGTATCAGCCGATACTGCACATTTACACTCAAAGTTCAGCCAACAAGGGAAATCCAAAAACGCCGAGTCAGCAAGTAAAACACGGCTGAATTTACGCAGTCGATCTTTAGCAGCGAACAACCCTGCTGAGCTACTCCACGGAAAATTACAAATGTCAAAtgtaagcaaagaaagaaaaataaacccaTTTCATTTGGATGCTCACTACAGTGCAAAGGAGTgtgtatttttaacaaaataaaatacttttgtcttcatttcaatttttttttttttattcttgtttttttagataataaacaggaaaataaacagggggtgtaaacttttgcactcaataGTAAAACTGTAATGTTAATCCAATAGCTTATTTTTTATCAGATCATTTGACATTATATCCTtaaagtcacatgaccaaaaCTAGGTCACTGACACTAAACTAATGCAGACAGTGAGACCTTGCAGGCCAATATAATGCTGaaattgtgcgtgtgtgtgtgtgtgtgtgcgtctcaCCATGTTGTGGATGAGGTTAGTGAGCGTCCACACCACGGGCACGCTCACGAACGGGATGCTGAGCAGGATGATGTGCAGGAGGCCGATGCCCAGCAGGTAGGACAGCCACATGCCCCGGCTGTTCATCACACGTGTGTTAGGGTTCACCTCGCTGTGCGCCGTGCCCACGTTCATCGtgactacaaaaaaaacaaggacaTCTATGTCTATATCAACACACGAGACAGTCAGGAAGGacgtgaaaatatatatttttccaaatGCTAGGGCGAAATAAACTCCACCATCGGTTTTACCACATTTTAAAGCGTAAAAATGAGTTGTTCCTCTGTTGAAGGATAAAATAacgttaaataaaaaacaaagtagCTAACAATTAGTGTTGTACAAACTTATACCACAAAGGgctacatcattttttttttcctccttatgGGGAGCTAATATTAATCACTAGTATGTTATACCAATTTTGACCACAGGGGGCAGCAGATTTGTGAGTGAGAAACTGATTGAAGAGTGCATCAGACAGGCTAATAGCTACCACTTATTATAGTTTTTGGAAATGAAATGGATCAATAATGTCTTGAAGTACTGTAACGCAGACGTACGTTTTTCGAGAACTTAAAAAGGACTGATTTACGAATGCACGCACTGCGAAAGTTACTTCCGAGTGGAAATTACCAGCGTAGAcctgctactgtagggccttaGCGCAACACTCGGCTACTCGTCTCaattacaataaaaacatttaattaattcatgtcAAACATAAAGTACTTTGTAAAGAAGTGTTAGTCATGCTTCCTGTCAACAGACTCTACAGCACCACAAACTTCCTGTCCTCTTCTACGTACTGTAGAGGAGACTTgggggtggtttttttttttttttttccaacacttataacaatttacactaaAAAAGTTATAAAGCTTAAGGTAAGGATTAAGGATTTAGGTGTTCGATTTAAATGTTCTTATGCCTTCATTATGACACTACATTAAATCCAGCTACATCTTGTTCATCtgctgtttcattttatttatttatttttatcagatcagatttttttgtcattaaagC is a window encoding:
- the ormdl3 gene encoding ORM1-like protein 3, with translation MNVGTAHSEVNPNTRVMNSRGMWLSYLLGIGLLHIILLSIPFVSVPVVWTLTNLIHNMCMYLLLHTVKGTPFETPDQGKARLLTHWEQMDYGVQFTASRKFLTITPIILYFLTSFYTKYDRIHFVINTVSLLTVLIPKLPQLHGVRLFGINKY